One part of the bacterium genome encodes these proteins:
- a CDS encoding DegT/DnrJ/EryC1/StrS family aminotransferase codes for RELLRMGVDTATGYMSACADLDMFRDYRTECPKASLAVANMLHLPVYHTLRVKELEHIVSSVKKALNVA; via the coding sequence CGGGAACTGCTCAGAATGGGGGTTGATACTGCGACCGGTTACATGAGCGCGTGCGCAGACCTTGACATGTTCAGGGATTATCGAACCGAGTGTCCTAAAGCGAGCTTGGCTGTTGCCAACATGCTTCACTTGCCGGTTTATCACACGTTAAGAGTAAAGGAGCTTGAGCATATAGTGTCGAGCGTTAAGAAGGCCTTGAATGTGGCCTAG